The DNA segment GCCCACCACGTCGTCGAACACCAGGCCTAGCTTCTTGCAGTTATCTGCGAAGAAAAGACAGGGTCACTCACAGAAAGGTTTTGAAGATTCAGCCTTCAGCGGGCAGAAGCAGTTTTCAGGTTCTCTCCGCTTACCGAGGGTGATGGAGTTGATCTTGCCTTTGATTTGGAGTGTACTATTTGTGCACTTGAAAACATATGCTACCTGCTTCAGCTCTGTGTCACTGATTACCAGGTTAGTGGCATTCTCCTGGTTTTCCTGAAAAGGCGGGGAAAACGCACTTTATTTTTGGAATACAGACCAATTAAACCCTGTGAAcagcagggcagcacagctcCTTTCACAACAAACTGCATCTACCTTCAGGCTCTTACAAGGAAGGTCTTCAGGAgaccctccttccctgctgcagagctcccATCCCTCCAACCCACCCACGCTGACGCCAGCCACTCACCACTCTCCACTTTTTGCCCTCTAATTCTAGCAACGCAGGTGCCTTTGGAGAGGTTTTTGGGGAAGGATTAGCATTGCAGGCTGGTTTGGGAGCAGTGAAAGGTTTGGGTCCGCTTCTCACAGGACCCCCTTGGTTCTTCAGTGCTGGATTCTTGTGGGTCTTCATGTCATCTGAAACATGTCTTAAGCCTGCAAGAGACGTCAAACCTGAGCTCCTCCAAGAATGCAGCTTCGCAAACACCAGGTATCAGTAACTACAACAATCATCATGATAAcattttttcaaaatgcaaataaattcttGCGACTGAGCCTACATTGAGCCCAAGCACGAGTGACAGCAAGtgacagagggaggaaggaagactgGACACAATATTGATGAGAACACAAGATATACTGTAGAACCAGAAGGCACCAGCTCTTCcactctgcagctggaaaaaGCCCCGAGCCAAGCACCTCGCTCTTGTTTCACGTCTGTCCTGATACACTGACCAGGTAACACACAAAAGGGCTCAGTTTTGTGCAAATACGAATAGGTGCAAAATCGCACCTTGTGTACACGTGAGCAACCAAAAGGCTCCCTCTCTCTGCTCCGGCTGGAGATTAATCTCTTGCTACACCCGACAGATGAGGCTGAGAATTCTAACTCAGGTGTGCTCCCTTCCTCCCTGTGAGCTGCCTCGGGGCTGCTTCCGGCTCCCAGCCTCATCCTCAGCCCAGATGGTCGTTTGTTAACAAGGATTCACAGCACAAGAGCACTCTCGTTCGCTGCTGCCCTCCCTCCGCTACTTATTTCCACCTACCGGAGGTGATGCCTTCTCCCCGGTTGATCTGGGCGAAGAGCGCGGAGCGGGAGGCAGAGTCgtctgtgctggagctggtgggggcaggagcagggggaggaggagggcctGGCGGGGGCGGCGCAGCCCCGGCGGGGGGAGCAGATGGCGATTTAGTCCCTTCCGTTGCTACAGGACCCTGTACGAGGCCAGCAAGAGGAAAGGCAATTGCAGGAGCTCAGTATCTGCTGCAATAATCGTGCAATACTCAGCTAAGGAGCTCCTGCAGACGTCCCCAGCACTCACCGTTTTGCTCCAGGTCAGCCCCGTGGTGTGATACTCTTTGATATAGGCCTGCAGCTCTGTCCAGATACTCAGGTAAGCTTTCACCCAGTCCACGTGCTTTTTATCTCTGAGGACACAAGGAGATCATGAGGAGTGAGCTGGTGCATTTCCCACTAAAACCCAAGGACTACAAACAATTCTTTACATCTCTCCGCCTCCCAGCCTACAGGCAAGACACAGCTGGACCAGCACAGCAGCCACGCACCTCCACCACCGCGTTCCAGCTCCAGTATTAATCTCACACCCCAGGCAGAAGGCCACAGGCCTGCTCTGCACCATAACCCTTTTGAATTGAGGAGTCTGGAATTTCCAACAAGAAGTTGCTGCCCTGGGACACGGCTCAGCCACCAGATGATGCTGCGACAAGAGCAGCGATAGATACACTTGCTACAGGAGATTCCAGCTGCAACATGAATGCAAGGAATCTTGCATTCCCTAAGGATCAGGAAAGAACAGCTAAGTGAGGCTTTATAAATACACCCTGCCTTTAAAAGTAAGACTGAATTAAAGACCAAGGCAGCTGTGGTTAGATACTGGAACAGCCCCCACACACCCAGTTAGCTGTGTTCAATgacatctttaaaagaaaaaggtgaactTACACATCCTTGTACTCCTTGAGGATCCGGTTGGTATAAAACATGGCAGCATCAGTCATTTCCTTCACATACGGACCAGGCTTTGGAGCctaaagaagaaagaacacaTTAGCATGGAGCAGCTGATCAAGGAGCCAGACTTTTCCCACCAGCCTGAAGAAACCATTTCCCACCGGAGCTCTTACCATGGccacccagcccagggctgggatgcTCTCGCTGACCGCTGATAAGTGATTGAACAGTTTGCTACCACGGTTCTTCTCCCTGAAATTCTGCACCACCTGGATTTGCTCTGAAATCGGTTTCAGAAGCGATGAAAACGCATTCTGTGGGACAAGAGGGACGATAACAGTTAAGAACATTAGTATTGCTCTGGAATGGCTGCACGTCTTCATGGGCAGCTCTGCCGAGATGATGGTCACTCGGAGGAAGACTCCAACTGGCACCAGTTACTGCTGCAGCTCCGGTCCAGGCTTGGCCCTCCCTACGAGCCCAGCTCAGTCCCGCAGCCTGGCTCCTCCAGGGCTGAACTCATAGCTCCCAACTGGATTGGTGCGATGGGAGAACGCCAAGAACTGTGACTCATGTTCAATCCCAGAGACACTGACAAAGCTTGTTAGTAACAAGGACAGAAATAGCATTTGCCTTTCCTGGATTCTTTTGTTCCAAGACAGTTTGTcaaatttcttctctcctttataAACCCTCAGAGAAAGGGGGTGCTAAGCAGGTTTTTGCAGTTTGGGATCTACAGCCTGCGTTACAATCAGACTCGCAGCAAATTCTCAACTCACTCTCTCAAGCTGGACTTCAGGATTCAAGTTACTCCTCAGGTCAATCCAAGCCTTTAATATTTGGATGATAAAAATTGTTTCTGTGTGCTGTTCACTTGGAATGGTGACTGAAAGCACTTACAAGTCTTCTGAGGTCAAAGCAGAACAGCCAATTAAACAGTTCCAGAGATGCCTCTCAGGCaacttttctttcctctaaaaTCAGAAATTCTCctgctggtggcagcagtgaGGGACACATTTGGgaaaaacttgcttttcaaagcctCGGCATTTCCTGTCACTATCCCTTCCTCTAGATGAACACAGAGAGGTTCCAAGGACCACCAGCCAGGCTACACTTCCAGGAGCTCCAGCCTAGTGCCACTGTCAAGCAACAGGATGGGGAAACTCTTTGCCACGAGCAGTGAGAATTcacacattttacattttaaactggCTTCTCCAGAACTTACTAGACTCCTGCAAGACAACCTGCACAAAGACCTACACTAGATTAAGGTGGTTGTTTGTTCATAAtcctttatttaaataatgtgtCAGTGGAATTTGTAAGCAGATTCTCAGACTAGAGGCTACGCAGAGCAGCGTCCCAGCAAGCCTGGGGAAAGATAAACAACCCTCCAACGCtgagtctggggaaaaaaagatgcagataTATTTTGCAGTGAAtaggaaagcagcacagaaatgcaGCCAGCACAATGTAAGAGCAGAAACCATGACCGAGCCGGGTAataactgcaaagaaaagcaagGTGGGATCCTGTTGCTCAGGAAAAACAGTTCTCAGCAGGGAAAAGCCAATGCATTCAGGATCAGATTCTCAGTCACGCATCCTGCTGAGAAGCGGCAGCCTAGGGTAAAGTGTTAAATTACTTGCTAAGGACAAATCAATCCTAAAAGCCTAGCTATTATTCAGAAGCCATTCAATAGAGACAAGTGTCTGTTATACTTCAGAAGGAGTTTAATGCCTGAAAGTCTATAAGCATCACATAATGAAAAGCGCTCTCTACGCAAATCCCACTGTGGCTCCTGCCTCAGACGAGTTCCTGTCTGCAGGTTGCATCTGGGGGAACAGTGATTGCGCAGAGCTGGTGCCAGGTGAAACTCGAGACAGACGCGGTGGGATGACACTCACAAGCTGCTCTCACAGCTACAGAAAACCTGTTGCTCTAAAGACTGGAAAATGCCAGTTCTGCAGCTCTAAGAATCAACCCCCGGAATTCTGCCCAGTATTGGGTGAGCACCCAGAACAGTTCATGCTTTCAGCAAGCGCTGCCTCATGGGTGTAAGTGTCTCCAGTCCTCCTCTGGTTCCTCTTTTGGAGCAACAGTAATGGTCCAGATTCCCCTACACTTGCAGTGATCCCCGACTCTGAGGTAAGGGCATACAAGGTTTCTAACGAGTGATTGCCCAGACTTACCTCAGTTGGCTGCTGATGTTGAGATGCCATCACCAGAAGAGCCCTCTCACTCATCAAGCCCGCATGAACCATCTCAGCCTAATGATAGAGAGAAACATGAGAGAGCTTTCCTTGTGCCCAGCCTAACACTAACAGTCGTTCAAGCTCCCGCTGCCCACAGTTCCCAGTCTATAAGGAACCAGCTATGCTGATCTCAAAGCACACACTCTTGGAGACACCCATCCTCAGAGAAAGCTTACAAGAGTGGAACAGCTCTTGGGCTGGGTAGTTTATAGGTCGCCTAAAGGCATGCGCCAAAGTCCGTAAAGAGAGCTAGCACCTAAGATTTCGAGGAGGTTTGATTCATAGCGTGTGTAGGTGGCAATCTGCTGGAGGTTATCTGGGCATCTGCATCTGTTTTGAATCCTCAGGGATTATAAACATCCTAGAATGCAGCGCTAAAGGAATGCAAACACTGACAGAAAACTTGGCCCTCAACAGCCCTGAAGAACAAACAGCATCAATTTAGGGCGGATAGAGAACGTGAGTCCTTACGTGCTTCTGCACATCCCCGCCAACTTCCTTGCTGATCTTGATGTATTCAGCTACTGGGCCAGCCAGAAGGGCATCAAAAGCCTGCACGTACTGAGCCACTCCTGCAGAGAACGAACCAGAGCACAGGTATCACCGAGAGGCCACACTCAGCCTTCCTCCCAGCTCATGTTGACCGAAGGCAGGAGGCTCAGCTCGGAGCAGGCAGCTGAACACAGAAGAGGGAAGCATTGCAGCCACAGGAAGTCTTTATCTTAGCAAGAAGGTAACCGCAGGCGTCTCTGCGCTTGCGCAGTATCTGCTGCGCAACTCACTTCCCCTCTGTGCAGGCAGTTCATCCAACAGCCCTTCGCATGCCCTGCGTGAGCAGCACCCGTCCTGCAACAGCTCCTGCTGATGCCCCACTGCCGCATCGCCCGGCTGGCCCTTCATCGCCCAACTCCCACGGGGCGATGCTACCGGGGAGCTGCTTTGGGGCTTACCTTTGGAAGAGCCATCTCTACACATGCCAGGTCCTTGGCACACCGTCTCCAGGCGCTCCACAGCCTTCTCCAACCGTTCAACCAGTCTTTCCATATCTACCGCTGTCCACGACCTGCACAGACAGAACACGGTTATCCTTTGACAGCATGAAACTCGTACGCCAAACACCGAGGAGGGTTTGTCAGCTGTCTGGTACAAGCTCTACCAGTTCCAGCAGAATAATTTCTACCTAGCTCTGCACCCTGATGATGGGCAGCGGGGTACCCTCAGATTAGCAGGGACATTATGCAACATGCATAATGCTTACAGCCACTTTCTATTGCCACAGTCGCTCCTTAACGGCCACATAGTCTTATCCCATTGTAAAGATTTCTTACACATATAAGGATACTAAAACTTTCAACTTCTAACCTTGTATTGACACCACTCAATAAAACAAAGGTCTGCACAGAACCTCACTGCAGTCAGTCCTTGGCCAAAGTCCCAGCTGTGCCCGTATATCATAGCAAATCAAGTACGACTGCTTCAGTGGGAGTTCATGAGCTTTGGGTTAGAATTAGTGGGTTTGATTCTGCAAAAGCATCCGCAGGGACCTCCCGAAGCCTCGAATTCCTCCAAGGAACATCTATAACTCCAGCATCGCTACAGCAGAGAGCATCAGCGTGCAAAACGAGCCACCCTGGCACACGCTAAGAGGAGCAGCTGCACAAGCGAAGGAGGAATAGCTCCTGCAACAATGCGCCCCTGTTCATCCTCTCCCTCTACAGGCTTTGGTTTCTGAACGGCAGAATCTCCTCTGCAAGCGCTGCACGGGAAGGCGATTTAGGCACAGAAGTTCATCTGAAGCGTCTCATCTGGAAAAGTCTTAAGTGTCCTATAAAACTTTCCATTAATTACTGCTTTGCAGAGCCTGTGCACCAAGGAGCAAGACGAGTCACGCTCCAAGCACACTAACGCCCGGGGAatgcagggagggagcagcaagTCACCAATTGCATTTTTATCTTATCACCGCTCATCAAAAGATTTTACAGCGTGAATCACAATTACGGCTCGGACTCAACTTCTTTCTTATTGCAACAGCCTGCAAGGGCTCAAAGCCCTGCCTGAAGGAGAACGTCCTTCTCAGCATCCCCAAAAAGGGAGACGGGGTTTACCCAGCTGCATCGACGAACTGGTACTAGATCTCCCTCGGAAACGAAACTTGAAGTTCTAATTAGGGGTTTGCTTTTGCTCACAAGCCTTCTCAGCCCTGCTTCAAAGTGCATGTTTTCACCCTATTTCCAGAGGATGTGGGGCAGATCCAGCATTAGTCACAAGCGGCACTGATGTCACAAGACAAACAAGGCCATTTTCTACCTCCCTTTCGGCTGCTTGCATCAGGAGAAGCAGCACCGatgagggggggaaggggggggggagaggccaCCCCCCTTCCAAGAGGAAGAGAGTGGTTTCCTCCTCTGTGCAAGAGTGAGCCAGGGGAGATACTGTGCGTAAAACCGGACAGCAGAGACTGGATGCCTTCCAGATacaaaaaaaagttcagagaGGCTGAAACTCATGGGCAGCCACCCATATAATCAACAGTAatgaatacctctttttttttctttttttctttttttttttttttaattctgtacaATGTAGAAATCCTGACCGCAGGATCGTCAGTGCTCTGCCGCATCCACAACGGGGCTCACGTCTTCAAGTGGGAGCGCAGCCAAGAGCGGGGCTCTGCCTCCCCCGCTCTCAGCGCACtaaaagggtgggtttttttccctcaaaagagCCACCTGTTAAGGAAACTCTCCTATGCTTCAAGAGTGCAGCAAGATAAACGGGTGTAACGCAGGGTTTTGGGGAAGGACAGCGGGTTTACAGAGGGCCGGGCAGACAAAGCTGCTGTTCTGCACCACTGATCTCCAACCACATTCCACGCGAGGCTCTAATCTGATCAGCCCCATTACCGAGTCACAAACTGCAGTTCAAATCAGGATTACAAACCAGAAAGTCCAGACGGAAAGCTGCTTCCGACCCCCAGCCCTAAAACACGCTGTTGAGAGGAACGTATGGCACCAGCTCTAGATACGCTGTCGGGATTAATGTCCTTTAACAAGAAAGCGTTCCTTGAGATTCAGATTCCCCCCCGTCTCGTGCCGTTTGACACGTCCTTCCCCGGCCTCGGTGGGTTTCCCTGACAGAAGCCATAAACTCCCAGTGCCGGATAACCAGCTTTGCAAACTATCCGGCAGATGGTgaactcattttcatttctgtttaatggGCAGCATTAGGACAACTCGTGAGATAAGTCACTCGGTAAATTGGCAGCAAAACCAGAACTAAGTGCAGGCAGCACAAAGTCCCAGAGCCGGTACCTGTATCTCAGTCACTCCCTGCTAAAACTATCTTGACTCACGCTTTACTATGCCCTTTGCCCTGTGGATGCAGCTCTTTCTGCCATTTTCATACCTAtctggaatgaaataaaaaatatttagttgTAGCTAACCTCAACAGCCAAAGGCTGCAATCTGGAGAGATTAGTGTTTAgcgacagagaaaaaaaaaaatatataacaaagTAGACCTGCTTGGGCTACATCTAAGCAGTGTTTTGTCTGTTAATCGCTCTGGATGCAGAATAATTTGTCAGTAAGTGGCAAAGCAACTTCACAGATCTCAGTAATAAAACAGGATCTCAGTTGGCTTCTTCAAAGAGGAAGCCGAGACGTACAGGTCACTGGAGAGTCATTTTTGTTGAGCGTGTGGTCCCGTGCTCAGGAGGAAGGCGAAAGGCACCCAAGCTCCGCCGTGCAGCCGGGGGTTAGAGTTCTCCAGCCACCAGAAGTGGAGTCGAGACGAAGCTCTCCCTTTTGGGACCGTAACACAGGATTTAAATCTAGGTCTTGTTTAAATCCAATTGACCTTTGATTAGCAATGGAGCGGAAGCTATGGAGTGGCAGCAAACCCACatttcaccctgggccagaaagtCCATTCATTTTCATAGCGCATTTAGTTAATCTATTAAACTTTTTATTTCCAAGCCTTTATTTCCATCAAAGCCTGGCAACATGGCTTTGAACACACTGTACAGCAAACAGCCTTTCATCTACAACGCGACTTTTGATATACTGAGGAATAAAAGGAAgggattttatttgtaaaaacaCTAGCTATCCCAAAGCCCTACAGCATCACAGCGAGAGGAGTTTCCTGTTTGCAGATTATCAAGGAGTCGGGATGTCCCAGCCAAAGGCCGGTCCTCAGAGTGAGCAAGTTTTCAGAAAACCAGTATAAATTAAATTCTTCCGGTTGCCTGACAGAGCATGCTAACCCGAGTCCTGGTTTAGACATTCTGGAAGAGACAAATGTTAGTTTTATAGCCAAAGCGAGTCAAACCTACGCCTCTGTGCAGATTCAGCCTTCGTGAAGGCCGACAAGCTGCTGTCAGCAACATGAAATTTGCATCAGCTACTTCCTGTTTCGACAGGCAAAAGGAATAAAGATGGGACAACTAAATTAAGAACATACCACAGTTTATTTCTGAGCTGACACTGGAATATCTCAGGGGATCAGCTACCAGATGATTCCCAACATTTATATCTTCCAAAAGCccaaagaattttcttttcttttttttttaaacagttcagCTCATCAAATAAGGAACTATTTGAAGCAAGACGGGACTCAAATGCCTGATTTTAGTCAGTTGTCAGGCCCAGCCATGAACACAAGAGAGCTATTGCTACCCCCAGCAGCTGCCAAGGCAGAGATCTCTGCTGTTTATAGTACAACAACGCTCCTTGACACGGCTCCAGAACCCACGGTGCCCACCGCTGGTATTTCAGAGCCACTTTATTTAGAAAAccaaaagcacttaaaaaaaaaaaaaaaaaaaaatccatctggacTTTATTTAAGCTCTCTCAAATAACAAATCCTactaaagttattaaaaaatgttatttggcaTTTTTATTCAAGCATTAAGAGACGGTTGAAGCGTCATTTCACTGCACGCTACAGCATGAGCAAGGCCTCCTCGTTCATCACAATTATAATAAATAGGAGATTTGCACTTCCCAGATTCTGTTGCTACGTTCCTCTCGTTTCCATTCCCCGTCAGGGCCATGAATCCACCAGGGAAGTAACTGAGGATCTCGGATCTAAGCTAAATTGGATACAGCACCAAGCTGCCCATCAGGAATTCGGAGCATCGCACCCCGTCAGTGTCCCTCCCGAGCTCTGCCTGCTCAAGCAGAGCCTGCTTGCCTGAACTTTGTTATGTGAATAATAGGGGGTATTTTTGGCTTTCAGAAAGCTCAGCAATATTCCGGGGACACAAGGATCGCCTCAGGAAGAGAAAGGGAGTACTGCAGTGCCTCGAGGTCACCGATTCCTGGTTTTTCAGGGATGTGCATCTACAGCCCAGGTCTCGAGGAATTCCAGAACCCAACATGCAAAATCCTGTCACCTGATGCATGAAACAcccatactgttttttttttttatttcactatcACAACATCCAAAGCAACCCATTACACGTTTATCCCATCTTAATCACCACCAAAAGGCAAAGGAGGAGTCAGCAACAGGCTAAAGCCCAGAGCCAGCCCCGGCCCAACGAGATGGAGAGAGAACCCGGCTGTGGGAAGCACAAACTAGAGAAATATCCTCGCTTGAGGCCGTGTCAGGTCCTGTGGCGGCAGAAAGCTGGATATCTCACCTGGGCACacactcctccctccctccgtgaGTCACCCAGGCGCTGCGAGCCCCGGGGATCCTCCGGCCCCAACACTCGCCACATCACCGGGAGAGGCGGCTCTGGCCCGAAAATCGCCGGCAGACCCCGACCTCCCCCTTCCGGGGGACGAAGCCACAGCGGGCCAGGATCAAACGCCTCTCGCCGGGGTTGTGTGGGCAGGTACCGGCCCCCAGCCCGCCCCTCCGTACCGGGATGGACGGCGGCGACCCAGACCCCGGTAATTTGTATCCCCCAGGCAGAATTCGGGCGCAGagatccccccccagcccgggcccCCGCGGCAGGAAACGCCTCCGCTCCGCGAAGGAAGCCCCGGTGGATGGCGGCGGGCCCCGGTAACAGCCGCGTCGGGGAGTTTTCACCGTTCCGTGGCTAAATGAACCCGAAACCTCCACGTTTAACGGATTTACCCCCAGCAGCCGGGCAGGAGCACCTCCCGCCTCCCCGCGCCTGCCCAGCGCTGCCCCGGCAGGCGGACAGAGCCGCCCCCGCCTCGGGCGGGCCCGACCCCTCACCGGCGCCCCCCGGCCAGCACCGGGGCCCGGCGCAGCGGTCGCTGACGGCTGCACCCCGGGAGCCTCCTCCCGCCGATACCGGCTCCGggacagagcccgcagccccgaCCGGGAGCCcgtccccccctttctccccccgccccggcgctcacctccccgccgctcccgctccgccgccgcccggcgccgccCAGCACCCGCCGCTtccggcccccgccccgcgcgccgGAAGTGCGCACGACGCGGCGCGGCGCCGGCGGGGGAGGAGCTTCGGTCAAACATCGCCCTGCGATTGGCGGGTGGGAGTTGAGGGCGTGGTCGAAGAGAGCGAGGGGCGGGGTCTAGCTTGGGGGCGGGGCCACGGGGGTGCTGGGGCGGGGGCGAGGGTCTGGACGGGGACGGAGACCCCCAGGGAGGGTAGGGACCcccggagaggggctgggggggctccgaGATCCCCACAGAGGGGTTGGAGGGGCCTGAGAGCCCCCGCGAGGGCAGCCGGGAGCGCCCCAGGGCAGGTCTGGGGGAGGGCTGCAGACCCCCCCCAGGAGGGGCTGTTGGAGCAGTGGGGTCCTCAGGAGGTCCGGGACCCCCTGACAGTGATTGGGGACCGCTGGGAGAGGGGTTAGGCTGGAGGTTGGGCCCTAGAGAtgtggctgggggctgagccCTGAGCCCCCAGGGTGTGGCTAGATGGGATGAGcccccctggggaggggggtgctcCCAGCCTTGCAGAGGCAGAacttggctggggaggggggtggcctGGGCTGGGGCTCGGAGGAGGTGGAAGGGAGACATTGCGTCCTCTGGAATGGCATCTGGCTGtgtcagtggggggggggggtgggggtgggtgctgAGGTCAAGGCCCCTCCGAGCTGTGTGTGGTGGGTGCGGGATGGGAGACAGGTCCCGCTGGGGAACTGCTGGGGATCGACACAGCTACACCCTTACGCAGGGTCAATCCTGGGGGGCTCCGGGCGGCAAAGGTGGTCTTACTTTTGGTGCGTGCTGGCTCATCCCAAACATCTGACAACTCCCAGGAGGCTCCTGTGCTCCCCCGAGTATGGGGCGCTTTGGAGCCTTGTGCTCAAGGACCCTCTTTGATCTGAGGGTCTCCAAGCACTTGGCAGAGGGTGGATAAATGCTGTTGTCCCAGCTTTGTTGCTGGAGAGACTGAGAACAGGGTGGTCAAGGGAAAAATAACTCGGAGCCAAGAAGAGGTCCCTGGAGTCAAGATGGGATCGTTCCCACAGAAGGCTCCGCTGTCTGCTTTTACCATTAGGGCAGGACTTGCTCTGAAAAGGTGTTTGCTGCCACGGTTAGAGGGAGGGTAACAATTGTCCCTGCCTGCCGTGAGGGACATGGAGCTTTGCTCTGCATTTTCGGGGcccagcagccccggggagggagcTGAAGCTGAGCTGGGGGTCTGTGCAGACAAACTGACAGAGCGTCTGTCCCGGCGAGGGCTGGGACACGTTGAcaggatgggaaggaggagagaactCAGTGAGGTCGGCTGACTTTACCACCGCTTCCTGCCCTCTGCTCCGCTACCATAGATGGTCACGTCTGCCGCAGCGCGAGCTGGAAGAGGGGCCCATCCACCACTGGGCTCCCGAGCTGAGATCCAGGCTCTGTCTGCGGGATCCCAGCTGGAGCAGACGGGATCAGCCAAAGGCTGGGAGCAGGATAGCCGGGAGCGTGGCTCTGCTGACATCTAGTGAGGTTGTCTCCTCCGGCTTCGTGCTCCCTGCGAGCTGGGGAGGCATTCAAAAACCCTTTGAGGGCTTGATTTTTCCCAGCAGCCAGTGGATAGGAGTTGTGTGTCTTCTTGGTGAAGAGGCAGCTCACCACTGTCCCCACTCAgcgcagccccccagctctgagctgctgccCCGGCAAAAGCACACGGAGCCAAGTGCGATCCGCACCACTGCCCTCGCATCGTCCTTCCTGCAGAGGAaaagagcagctccctgcagtcACCAGtgccattttctgcttttcttgccTCATTTTCCACCCTGCCAACACCTGATCTGCCTCTTGCAGCTGTCTCCATCGTGATCAGATGCTTTAGGATCAATTGACGTGatgcaaaatagaaaataagatacagacatttatttttttttcctatgcagccAATGACTTATATTTCATGGCATCCTATAGTGGTCTCAGCAG comes from the Numenius arquata chromosome 21, bNumArq3.hap1.1, whole genome shotgun sequence genome and includes:
- the CAP1 gene encoding adenylyl cyclase-associated protein 1 — encoded protein: MERLVERLEKAVERLETVCQGPGMCRDGSSKGVAQYVQAFDALLAGPVAEYIKISKEVGGDVQKHAEMVHAGLMSERALLVMASQHQQPTENAFSSLLKPISEQIQVVQNFREKNRGSKLFNHLSAVSESIPALGWVAMAPKPGPYVKEMTDAAMFYTNRILKEYKDVDKKHVDWVKAYLSIWTELQAYIKEYHTTGLTWSKTGPVATEGTKSPSAPPAGAAPPPPGPPPPPAPAPTSSSTDDSASRSALFAQINRGEGITSGLRHVSDDMKTHKNPALKNQGGPVRSGPKPFTAPKPACNANPSPKTSPKAPALLELEGKKWRVENQENATNLVISDTELKQVAYVFKCTNSTLQIKGKINSITLDNCKKLGLVFDDVVGIVEIINSRDVKVQVMGKVPTISINKTDGCHVYLSKNSLDCEIVSAKSSEMNVLIPTEGGDFTEFPVPEQFKTVWNGQKLVTTVTEIAG